The window TTTAAAAGGCTTACAGCTTTAACTGTAACATCTTTAACTTCTTTAGTACTTCTGTCAATCATTGTAAAATCAATTTCTAATCCTGCTGTAGCTGCAATATGAGATACTACCATTATAGCGACAGAGAATAATAGGAATATAGTTACTGGGTGAGGTAATCTATTTCCTACATTTTCAATCATGTCAAGAAATTTAAAAAATAGTCCATTTTTTTTCTTTGCTTTTGTCGTTTCCATAGTTGCCTCCTTCTATTTTTCGATTTTGTGAAACCTTGCCAATTATCTAATAATTTTAGATAATATTTGGCATTTGAATTATTAATATATATAAGAATTCTTATATATATTATCATAGTTATTAGACACTTTTCTACATTTTCTATCATTTTTCGCATTTTTAGATTAAAAAAACATGTTTTTAAAATTAAAAACATGTTTTTTTGGTATAAATTACTTTTTTGATCATTTTATTCATATTTTTGATAATGTAAACTTAATTATAAAGTTATATCTACAACTTCCATATTTTCTATAGCTTCATCTATAAGCTTTTCTACATCAAGATTTTGTTCTGATAACATTATTTTTTCAAGCTTTGGCTTTGTAACAGGTTTTTTTGGCAAGAATACTGTACAGCAATCTTCTTCTGGTATTATAGAAGTTTCAAAAGTTCCTATCTTCTTAGCTATATCTACTATTTCACTTTTATCCATGGCTATTAATGGTCTAAATACAGGTATATCAACAGATGCATTCGTAACAGTAAGTCCTTGTATAGTTTGAGATGCAACTTGTCCTATACTCTCACCAGTTACAAGAGCATTGCACCCTTTAGATATAGCGACCTTTTGAGCTATTTTCATCATAAATCTTCTAGATATAATTGTCATCTCTTCTTCTCTACAATGTTCATTTATCTCCTTTTGTATAGGAAGAAGGTTTACACTGTGCATTCTAAGCTTTCCACAATAAGTAGATAGAATTCTTGCTAATTCTTCCACCTTTTCCTTTGATCTCTCGCTAGTGAAAGGATAACTATGGTAATGCATTAACTCAAGGTCAACTCCTCTTTTAGCTACCATCCAGCCTGCTACAGGAGAGTCTATTCCTCCAGATAACAATACCATTCCTTTTCCATTAGTTCCAAGAGGTAATCCTCCATATCCCGCTATTCTTTCTAGGTAAGCTACACAAGCTTCTTCTCTTAGTTCCGCTTCGACTTTTACTTGTGGAGTTCTTACATCAACTTTTAAATCTCCACCTATTTCAGATAGTAAATATCCACCTATATCTCTACTCATTTCAAGAGAAGTCATTCTAAATGTTTTATCCGTTCTTTTAGATTCAACTTTAAAAGTCTCTACGTCTTCAAATTCCATTTTATCTTTTAATAGTTCAAGACAGACTTCTTTTAATTTCTCATAGTTATTTTCAAACTTTACAGCTGGACTTAAAGAAACTATTCCAAAGACCTTTCTAGCTTCTTCTATTATACTTTCATAATCATATTCTTCAACATCTATATAAATTCTTCCATACTGCTTGTATACATTTAATTTACCTAATTTTTTTAAAGAATTTCTAATGTTTTTTACAAGTTTATCTTCAAATATATATCTATTCTTTCCCTTTACTCCTATTTCTCCGTATCTTGCTATTACTACATTATACATTTATTCACCTCTTATTTATTATAATTCTTAGTTCTTCAACCTTTTCCTTTATTATCCCAACAGCTTTCTTTATATCTTCTTCTTTATTCATAGTAGATAAGCTAAATCTTATAGCTCCTTCTATTTCTTTACTTAAAAGACCCATCTCTATTAAAACATGACTTCCTTTTTTCTTAGAAGAACAAGCTGATCCTGTTGATACATATATATTATCTTCTTCTAGATAATGAAGAAGTATTTCTCCTTTTATTCCTATAAATGATATATTTAATATATGGCAAACTCCATTTTCACTGCTATTTACCTTTATATTGTCTATATTAGATTTTATTTCATTCAATAATAGTTCTTTTAGATTATTAATCTTATCTATATTATCCTTTAAATTCTCCATTGTTATTCTAACAGCTTCAGATAAACCCAAAATTCCAGGTACATTTTCAGTTCCAGATCTAAATGCACTTTCTTGTCCTCCACCTGTTACAATAGACTTTATTTTAGTAGTTTCTTTTATATATACGAATCCAATTCCCTTTGGACCGTGTATTTTATGTCCACTTACGGACATTAAATCTATATTATATTTCGATGGTTTAAAATCTATTTTTCCAAATGACTGTACTGCATCTACATGAAAATATACTTTTCTCTTGAGTTTAGATAAGTATCTCCCTATCTTATCAACAGGCTGAATAGCACCAACTTCATTGTTTACATGCATAATACTCACAAGTATTGTATCTTCTCTTAATGCATTCTTAAAATCTTCAAAAGATATTAATCCATTGTTATCTATATCTAAATATGTAACCTCATATCCATCTTTTTCTAAATCTTTAAAAGTATTCAAAACTGAAGGATGCTCTATTTTAGTAGTTATTAAATGTTTACCACTTCTATGGTTAGCATAGGCTGTACCTCTTATTATTATATTGTTAGATTCAGTTCCTCCAGATGTGAAGAATATTTCTTTATCCTTAGCACCTGTATATTTTGCTATTTCTTTTCTAGCATTCTTTATTTCTTTTTCTACTATAACGCCTTTTCTATGTACCGAAGAAGGATTTGCATATTGATCTGTTAAAGCATAAACCATTTTATCTACAACTTCCTTATACGGTTTAGTAGTTGCACTATTATCTAAATAAATTTCCATTTAATCACCTTCTAATTATAAAATTCACTCTATACTAACGGATAGTTCATGACACCAACAAGTTTTCAAGACTCCGTTCTTAAAATTCACATTCGTTCACAGTTCCAACAACTCCTAGTCTACTCTGTTGCTTAGAAATAATTACAAATTTAGCTCTTTAATAAAGGTTATCTATATATTCTAAATTATATATTCGGCTAAAATATATTTTATATATCAAAGCCAAATAATATATTATATTATTTGGCTTTTGTTGTAAAGTTAATACCCTATTTCTTCATTTAATATATATACTTTAAAATCTATTGTAGGTGGTTTTTTTTCTATTATACTTGTAACCATACACATTCTTTGCTCGCTTTTGCAATCTACACACGAGTCTATTTTTGCACAAGGAACGTTTAGATTAAGTCTTCTAGCATTCTGTGGACATGCTGATGTCTTTATTCTATTCATAGCATCATCATAATCCTTACATACTTTATTTATACCGCATATAAGAATTACTTTCTTAGGCCCAAAGAACATTGATGCAACCCTATTTCCTACACCATCTATGTTTATTATTCTTCCATCCTCTAATATAGCATTAGTACTTGCTAAGTATACAT is drawn from Tepidibacter hydrothermalis and contains these coding sequences:
- the thiI gene encoding tRNA uracil 4-sulfurtransferase ThiI produces the protein MYNVVIARYGEIGVKGKNRYIFEDKLVKNIRNSLKKLGKLNVYKQYGRIYIDVEEYDYESIIEEARKVFGIVSLSPAVKFENNYEKLKEVCLELLKDKMEFEDVETFKVESKRTDKTFRMTSLEMSRDIGGYLLSEIGGDLKVDVRTPQVKVEAELREEACVAYLERIAGYGGLPLGTNGKGMVLLSGGIDSPVAGWMVAKRGVDLELMHYHSYPFTSERSKEKVEELARILSTYCGKLRMHSVNLLPIQKEINEHCREEEMTIISRRFMMKIAQKVAISKGCNALVTGESIGQVASQTIQGLTVTNASVDIPVFRPLIAMDKSEIVDIAKKIGTFETSIIPEEDCCTVFLPKKPVTKPKLEKIMLSEQNLDVEKLIDEAIENMEVVDITL
- a CDS encoding cysteine desulfurase family protein; this translates as MEIYLDNSATTKPYKEVVDKMVYALTDQYANPSSVHRKGVIVEKEIKNARKEIAKYTGAKDKEIFFTSGGTESNNIIIRGTAYANHRSGKHLITTKIEHPSVLNTFKDLEKDGYEVTYLDIDNNGLISFEDFKNALREDTILVSIMHVNNEVGAIQPVDKIGRYLSKLKRKVYFHVDAVQSFGKIDFKPSKYNIDLMSVSGHKIHGPKGIGFVYIKETTKIKSIVTGGGQESAFRSGTENVPGILGLSEAVRITMENLKDNIDKINNLKELLLNEIKSNIDNIKVNSSENGVCHILNISFIGIKGEILLHYLEEDNIYVSTGSACSSKKKGSHVLIEMGLLSKEIEGAIRFSLSTMNKEEDIKKAVGIIKEKVEELRIIINKR
- a CDS encoding lactate utilization protein; its protein translation is MNNLLENLSKRGIEAKFFETRDELKKDLLNEVNEDDVVAIGGSMSIQEIDVYDELVDKSKEVLWHWKVDPSKRMELLKKAIFSDVYLASTNAILEDGRIINIDGVGNRVASMFFGPKKVILICGINKVCKDYDDAMNRIKTSACPQNARRLNLNVPCAKIDSCVDCKSEQRMCMVTSIIEKKPPTIDFKVYILNEEIGY